In one Neobacillus sp. WH10 genomic region, the following are encoded:
- a CDS encoding phage holin family protein yields the protein MDGNKIIVFIKTFFGTIGTIWSFIVGAMGWAFPTLVIMMAADFVSGVSAGAVNGGVSSAKGRIGFVKKVHILIIVGLIYLLEKGILGTQHLGDGVTVAYIVIEFISLTENAGKLGVPLGPIKNFITLLKEKGEGK from the coding sequence ATGGATGGCAATAAGATAATCGTATTCATTAAAACTTTTTTCGGAACAATCGGTACTATATGGTCTTTCATCGTTGGGGCAATGGGTTGGGCGTTTCCTACTCTCGTAATTATGATGGCTGCTGATTTTGTTTCAGGTGTATCAGCTGGGGCTGTTAATGGCGGTGTAAGCAGTGCTAAAGGGCGGATAGGCTTTGTTAAAAAGGTTCATATCCTAATCATTGTCGGGCTAATTTACTTGCTTGAAAAAGGGATCCTTGGCACTCAACATCTAGGCGATGGAGTAACTGTTGCTTATATAGTTATTGAGTTTATCAGTTTAACAGAAAATGCGGGTAAATTAGGAGTTCCTCTTGGCCCAATCAAAAACTTTATCACTCTTTTAAAAGAAAAAGGAGAGGGTAAATAA
- a CDS encoding N-acetylmuramoyl-L-alanine amidase family protein, whose product MIDSYWHKADGKWYFYRNGVKQTGWVLDCNKWYLLDKNGVMLTGWQQDKGKWYLLGSDGAMLTGWQKVNNKWYYMDSSGKMLIGWVYLGGKWYYLYANGEMAVGEIEVKGFKYHLRPDGSLLITNKDGVIQ is encoded by the coding sequence ATGATTGATAGTTACTGGCACAAGGCTGATGGTAAATGGTATTTTTACCGAAATGGAGTCAAACAAACGGGATGGGTGCTTGATTGTAATAAATGGTACCTGCTTGATAAGAATGGTGTAATGCTAACTGGATGGCAGCAGGATAAAGGTAAGTGGTATTTACTTGGCTCTGATGGTGCTATGCTCACCGGTTGGCAGAAAGTAAATAATAAGTGGTATTACATGGATTCATCCGGAAAAATGCTCATAGGATGGGTATATCTAGGCGGCAAGTGGTATTACCTATATGCAAATGGAGAAATGGCTGTAGGTGAGATTGAGGTAAAGGGCTTTAAGTATCATTTACGGCCTGACGGATCTTTGCTTATTACAAATAAAGATGGTGTAATCCAGTAA